A region of Desulfobacteraceae bacterium DNA encodes the following proteins:
- a CDS encoding acyl-CoA thioesterase: MTDQTHNGRQPQGLMVLRTVAMPKDTNSNGDIFGGWILAQMDLAGGLMAKQIAGSRTVTVTIDKMVFKRPVHVGDAIGIYAELLRVGNSSMDLQLEVWAKALSEDYVAERHLVTEGLFRYVAIDEHHRPRRIPDNPPFFTRSGDTF, translated from the coding sequence ATGACAGACCAAACGCATAACGGACGGCAGCCGCAAGGCCTAATGGTGCTGCGGACGGTGGCCATGCCCAAGGATACCAACTCCAACGGCGATATCTTCGGCGGCTGGATCCTGGCCCAGATGGATCTGGCCGGGGGCCTGATGGCCAAACAAATCGCCGGCAGCCGCACGGTCACCGTCACCATCGACAAAATGGTGTTCAAGCGGCCGGTGCATGTGGGGGATGCCATTGGGATCTATGCCGAGCTGCTGCGCGTCGGCAACTCGTCGATGGACTTGCAGCTCGAGGTTTGGGCCAAGGCCCTGTCGGAGGATTATGTGGCCGAACGTCACCTGGTCACGGAAGGTCTTTTCCGCTACGTCGCCATCGACGAACACCATCGGCCGCGGCGGATTCCCGACAATCCGCCGTTTTTTACCAGATCGGGCGACACCTTTTAG